CGTCAGATGCGCCAGCTCGGTGGCGAGCGTCGGCAGCCCGATGCCCGCGAACACCGTCCGGCGCGCGACGAGTTCGCGCGACGCCACGACGGACAGCAGTTCCGACGAGGTGACGGGGGCGTCCTGTGCGGTGATGGTCATGACCGGCTCCTTCTCGTATCCGTACTCACAGTGGGCCTCACAGCCGGCGTCCGTAGTTCACCGGCTCGCTCAGCGCCTCGCCGACGGCCAGGCCCGCCCAGAACTCCTCGCCCTGCTTCGCCACGTACTCGGCGTGGTCGGCCGTCCCGAGCACCCACTCGTCCAGCCACGCCCGGATGCGCTCCGGGTCCTGGCTGATCTGCGACCAGGCCCGGTAGAAGGCGTTGTCGCGGTCGTAGTACCCCTGCGCGAAGGAGGGGTGCGCGCCGCGCGGGCAGACGACGACGGCGTGGACCGCGTGGGCGGGCACGAGCGTACGGTTCGGATCCGAGCGGATCACCTCGTCGTCGACGAGCTCCTCGACCACGACGACCGCCTTCCTCGCGGCGTACACCGCCTCCGCCTGGATGCCGGTCAGGCCCCACATCTGGGTGTTGCCCCGGCGGTCGGCGCGCTGCGCGTGGATGATCGTCACGTCGGGGTTGACGGGCGGCACGACGTAGATCTGCTCCGGTTCGCCGTCCGGTCCCGGATAGGGCGAAGTGACCTTGCGCAGGTCGCTGTTGACGGCCGGCAGATCACTGCCGCCGTACGAGCGCAGCGGATAGAACGGCAGCCGCTGGGAGCCGGCGAGATAGCGGCAGATCATCCCGTAGTGGCTGTACTCCTCGTAGGCCAGCGGCTCCGGGTCGGCGCTCTCGATCCGGCGCCGCAGATTGCCGAGCGACCCGGCGGACGAGTTGCCGACGAAGGAGGAGACCAGACGGGAGACACAGCCCGCCGCGAGCATCTGGTCCACCACGATGTCGGCGGTCATCCGGACGACGGTGAGGTCCTTGCGGCCCTGGCGGATGATCTCGTGCCCCGCGGCGGTCGGGATGAGATGGGTGAAGCCTTCGAGGCAGACGGTGTCCCCGTCATGGACGAAGGCGGCGACCGCGTCCTTCATCGTCATGACCTTGTCGGTCCGGTCCTGCCTGTCTGTCCTGTCCACGGTGCTCCTCGGGCGTGCGCATGCGGGTGGCCCCACCGTGTCAGCGGCCATTGATTGCTGTCCAATACCAAATTAAGGTCGCATCCAGACCGCTGATTAATGAATGCCGGTCGAAAGTCGATACAGGAGTGGGGTGCGGCATGGAGCTGCGTCATCTGACCGCGTTCGTCGCCGTGGCCGAGGAGCTGCACTTCGGCCGGGCCGCCAAGCGGCTGCAGATGGCCCAGCCGCCGCTGAGCCAGCAGATCCGCCAGCTGGAGAAGCAGCTCGGTGTGCAGCTCTTCGAACGCAACACCCGCTCCGTCCGCCTCACCAGCGCGGGCGAGTCCTTCCTCGAACCGGTACGCACCGTGCTCGACGACCTTGATACGGCGGTCCGCGCGGCCAAGGCCGCCGGACGCGGTGAGTACGGCCGGGTCACCATCGGGTTCGCCGGAGCCTCCAGCCACGAGACGCTGCCGCAGCTGACCCGGGCCGTGCGCGCCGCCCACCCCGGCCTGGAGCTCGTCATGACGGGCCAGACGTACGCCAACGTCGCCCTGTCCCGGGTCGCCGACGGCTCGCTCGACCTCGGCTTCGTCCGGCTGCCCGTGACCCAGCCCGGAGTGACCCACCGGGTGATCGACGAGGAGGAGCTGATCTGCGCGCTGCCCTCGGACCACCGGCTCGCCCAGCTGGACCGGGTCCCGCTGGCGGTGCTCTCCGAGGAGCCGTTCGTCTCGTTCCCCGCCAACACCGGATCGACCGTGCGCGACGCCATGACCGAGGCCTGCGAGGCGGCCGGGTTCAACCCGCGCGTGGTGCAGGAGGCCCCCGACTCGTACACGATCCTGGCCCTGGTCGCCGCCGGGGTGGGCGTCACCCTGACGGTCACCTCGTGCCGCCACATCCAGCAGAGCGGCCTGGTCTACCGGCCCCTCGCCGGACCGCCCATCCGGCGCCAGGCCGCCCTGGCCTGGCGCCACGACAACCCGTCCGCCGCGCTCCGCGCGGTGCTCGCGGTCGCGGAGGAGGCCCTGCCGACCCCCGTTCCCGCGGAGTGAGACACCCGTACGCCCGATTGAGACGCACCACGTCTTGAATCAGGGCGAATTCAATATTGGACCGAATCAGTCACCTGATGCGAGGGTCGGCCCACACCGCCACCGCTCGCCCGCCGGCCCGTCCCCGCCCACCTCCGAAAGGTCCCGCCGTGCCCGACCAGCTCGATGTCGTCATCTGCGAACCCCTGCGCACCCCCATCGGCCGCTTCGGCGGAGCGTTCGCACAGCAGACGCCGGCCTCGCTCGCCGCGCGCGTCATCGCCGAAGTGGTCGCCCGCACCGGCGTCGACCCCGACCGGGTCGACGAGGTGATCCTCGGGCACGCCTACCCCTCGTCCGACGCACCCGCCATCGGCCGGGTCGCCGCCCTGGACGCCGGACTGCCCGTGACCGTCACCGGCGCGCAGATCGACCGGCGCTGCGGCTCCGGCCTCCAGGCCGTCCTCGACGCGGCCATGCAGATCCGGGCCGGCTTCAGCGACATCGTGATCGCGGGCGGCGTCGACGTGATGAGCGCGGCCCCCTACTACACGCACGACGGACGCTGGGGCATCAAGGGCCCCGGCCTCCAGCTCCACGACTCCCTGGCCCGCGGCCGGGTCACCGCGGGCGGCGTCAACCACCCCGTCCCCGGCGGCATGATCGAGACCGCGGAGAACCTCCGCCGCGCGTACGCGATCAGCCGCGCCGACCAGGACGCGCTGGCCCTGCGCTCGCAGCAGCGCGCCGCACGCGCCGTGGCGGAGGGACGCTACACCGCGGAGACCGTGCCCGTCACCGTACGCACCCGCAAGGGCGAGACGGTCGTCACCGCCGACGAGCACCCCCGTCCGGACACCACCGCCGAGCAACTCGCCGCGCTGCGCCCCATCATGGGGAAGTCCGACCCGGACGCCACCGTCACCGCGGGCAACGCCAGCGGTCAGAACGACGCGGCGGCGGCCTGCCTGGTGACGAGCGCCGCCACCGCCGAACGCCTCGGCCTCACCCCGCTCGTACGCCTCGTCTCCTTCGCCCGCGCCGGAGTGCCGGCCGCGACCATGGGCATCGGCCCGGTCCCGGCCACCCACGCCGCGCTCGGCCGTGCGGGCCTCGGCCTCGCCGACATCGACCTGATCGAGCTCAACGAGGCGTTCGCCGCCCAAGTCCTGGCCTGCACACGTGAACTGGGACTCGGCGACAAGGACCACGAGCGGATCAACGTCAACGGCTCCGGAGTCTCCCTCGGCCACCCCGTAGGTGCCACGGGCGCCCGCATCCTCGCCACCCTGACCCGCGAGATGCACCGCAGCGAGGCCCGCTACGGGCTGGAGACCATGTGCATCGGCGGCGGCCAGGGACTCGCCGCGGTCTTCGAACGCATCGCCGTCTGACCCCACTTCACCCCTCCGACCCCCACCTCCCCTCAGCACCGGGCTTCCCCGGCGGGCACGCGTCTCGGGCGACGCTGCTTCGCCATGCCCCCATCCGCTCGACCAACGACGTTCACCGGGAGCCACCATGAGTGCGTCCACCGCACGAGAGCGCACAAGAGCCGCCAACCGCGCAGGATTCGGAGCCTTCATCGGCTCGACCATCGAGTGGTTCGACTTCTACATCTACGGGACCGCGGCAGCCCTCGTTTTCGACAAGGTCTTCTTCCCCGAACTCGAAGGCCCGATAGGCACCCTGGTCGCCTTCGCGACCTTCTGGGTCGGCTTCCTCGCCCGCCCCATCGGCGGCATCATCTTCGGCCACTACGGCGACCGCCTCGGCCGCAAGAAGACGCTCGTCATCACGCTCCTGATGATGGGCATCTCCACCACCGCGATCGGCCTGCTGCCCGGCTACGCCTCCATCGGCATCGCCGCACCGATCCTGCTGGTCTGCATCCGCATGGTGCAGGGCATCGGCCTCGGCGGCGAATGGGGCGGCTCGGTCCTGATCGCCTCCGAGCACGCCCCGAAGGGCAAGTCCGTGCTGTACGGGGCGTTCGCCCAGCAGGGCTCGCCCGTCGGCAACACCCTCTCCACCCTGAGCTTCCTGGCCATCAGCCAGCTGCCCGACGAGGCGTTCGTCTCCTGGGGCTGGCGGGTGCCCTTCCTCGCCTCCGCCGCGCTCGTCATCGTCGGACTCCTCGTACGGCTCAAGGTCTCCGAGTCCCCGGCCATGGCCGACCTCATCAAGAAGAAGGAGGTCGTCAAGCTCCCGCTGACCGAGGTCCTGCGCACCCAGCCCATGCTGATCGCCCTCGGTATCGGCGCCTGCACCATCGGCCTGTCCGCGACCTACTTCAAGTCCACCTTCGCGCTGTCCTGGGCCACGAGTTCGCTCGGCTTCGACCGCAGCTCGTTCCTGACGATCATCCTCGTCGCCAACGTCACCCAGATCCTCGTCCAGCCCTTCGGCGCGGTGATGGCCACCCGGATGAAGAGCTGGTCCCGGGCCGTGACCGTGATGCTGCTGCCCGAACTGATCCTGATGCCGCTGATGTTCGTCCTCATCAGCACCGAGAACTACGGGCTCGCGATGGTCGGCGTCGCCGTCGCCACCATTCCGCACTGCCTCTACTACGCCGCACTCGCCGGCATGCTCGCCAGCCGCTTCCCGGCCCACCTGCGCTACACCGGCATCTCGCTCTGCTACCAGCTCTGCGGCACCCTGCTCGGCGGCACGACACCGATCATCGGCCAGTTCCTGCTGAACCGCACCGGATCGATCGCCGCCGTCATCGCGTACGCGGTCTTCCAGGTGGCCCTGACCCTGGGCTGCATGCTGCTCCTGCTCAAGCGCCCCAACCACGACGAGCAGGCGGCGGAGCCGGTCTCCGCGCGGTCCGCCGTCCCCGCCACCGCCTGACCCCCCACGCCTCGGCGAACCGAACGGAGGACGGACCGTGCCAAGGACCCCGCTGACCGTGAACGGCATCCCGGAGATCCTCGCCCTGAGCGGGCGCGACCTCGGGCACTCGGACTGGAAGGAGATCACCCAGGAGCTCATCGACGCCTACGCGTACGTCTCCGGCGACCACCAGTGGATTCACACCGACACCGAACGCGCCGCGGCCGGACCCTACGGGCGCACCATCGCCCACGGCTACATGGTGCTCAGCTGGGGCATCCCGATGTTCGGCGAGCTGCTCCGGGTCCAGGGCGTCGGCCGGGCCCTCAACTACGGCGTCAACCGGGTCCGGTACCCCGCTCCCGTGCCCGTCGGCAGCCGGGTCAGGCTGCACGCCTCGGTCGCGGCGGTGCAGGAGGTCGCCCGGGGCGGCGTACAGATGACCCGGGCGTTCACCTTCGAACTGGAGGGCTCGCAGAAGCCGGCGTGTGTGGCCGAATCCCTGACGCACTTCTACCCGTAGGGCGTTACGGCACCGGAACCGGAGCGCCGGAGCGCCGCCCGTCGCCGTCCGGGCTCTGTGCCGCCAGATGGTCCCGCGCCCCGTCCGGGTCCGTCAGCCGGTTCAGCCGGGCCGGCACGTCGAACCCGATCAGCAGCACCACGATCACCGTGCCCGCGAAGGTCAGGCCCGCCAGCGCCTGCCCCAGATCCATCCCGGAGGCGAGGTGGGCTCCCAGGACGGGGGCGACCGCTCCGCCGAGCGCCCCCACGTTGTACGTGAAGCCGAGTGCCGCTCCGCGGCTCTCGGTCGGGAAGTGGCCGCCGATGTAGCGCGGCAGCAGTCCGGAGATCCCGAAGCCGGTCGCCTGGAGCAGGAACAGCAGGACACCCAGGAGCAGCAGGTTGTCGTGCACGGCGAAGACCGGGAAGACGAAGGCGAGGGAGGCCAGGAGCGTCAGCGCGTACGCCTTCCTCGCCCCGATCCGGTCGCCCAGGAACCCCGCGGCCCAGCAGCCGGCCATGGTGCCGAAGCCCGCGAAGTAGAGGACGTCGGTGACCTGGCCTGGGGTGTATCCGAGGTCGTTCTTGAGGTACGTGGGCAGCAGCGCCTGGATGGGCCACGAGTACAGGAACGCGAAGAACAGGGTCACGATCATCGAGAGGTAGAGCGGCCACCCGCGTCTGCCGCCCAGCTGGAAGGCGAAGGCGGCGAGCGCGAGCCCGGCGATCACGGACAGCACCGGTACCTGTCCGCTGCCGCCCGGGGTGAAGACCAGGAAGAGCGAGACGGTCGCGGCGGTGGCGAGGACCGTGTTGACGGTGGCCCGCCCGCGCGTCGCGAACAGCGGGCGGAAGGGGTTGGGCTTCACGCCCTTCTCCGCGACGGACTCGCTCCACTCCGCCGTCTCCGGCAGCGCACGCCGCATCCAGAGCGCGACCGCGATGGGTATCAGGCCCAGATAGAACATCCACCGCCAGCCGAGCGCGGGCACCACCCAGGTGTAGACCTGCGCGGCGAGGACCGAGCCGACGGAGAACCCGGAGATCAGGAAGCCGCTGGCGCGGCTGCGGACCCGGGCGGGCCAGCTCTCCATGACGTACGTGGCGCTGGCGCTGTACTCGCCGGCCATGCCCATCCCGATGGCGAGCCGGGCGGCGAAGAGGCTGTGGTAGTTCCAGGCGAATCCGCAGGCGAACGTGCCCAGCGAGTAGAGCAGGATGCTCAGCACCATGGAGAGCCTGCGGCCGTAGCGGTCGCCGACGGCACCGAGCACGGCGCCGCCGAGCCATCGCGTGATGAACGCACCGGAGACCAGGCTTGCCGCCTGCACCGTGGTCAGGCCGAACTCGTCACTGATCTCGGTGAGGACGAGCGTGATGAGGACGAAGTCGAAGCCGTCGAGGACGTATCCGGTCCACGCGGCGAAGAAGGACTTCCACTGGCTGCGGCTCACCTCGCGGTACCAGGGGAGCGTGGGGGGTGATGTGGGGTGCACGGTCTCTCCAGGATGCGGGATGTCCGCGCGCCTTCGAGCGGACATCCCACGTGATGGGGGGGCGGGTCAGCGGCCGATGCCGGCCACGAAGCGGGCGGTGAGGGCGGTGGGGGCGGTGATCGCGGTGCCGACGACCACGCTGTGTGCGCCGCGTTCCAGGGCTTCGGCGGCCTCTTCGGGGGTGTTGATACGGCCTTCGGCGACGACGGGGACATCGATCGCGGCCGCCAGGGATGTGACCAGATCGAGATCCGGGCCGGTCTGCTCCGGCGTGCCCGGGACGTAGCCGGACAGGGTCGTGGAGACGAAGTCGGCCCCCTGCGCCGCCGCCGCGACGCCCTCGGCGAGCGTGGACACGTCGGCCATGACCAGTGCGCCGGCCGCGTGCACGGCGGCGGCCAGCTCCGCGAAGGAGGACCCGTCGGGGCGCGGCCGGTCCGTGGCGTCCGCCGCGACCACGGCCGCACCGGCTTCGGCGACCGCCAGCGCGTGCCGGACCGTCGGCGTGATGTAGACGCCGGTGTCGCCGTCCTTCCACAGCCCGATGACCGGCACGGTGACGGCCCCGGCGATCGCGGCGACGACCTCCGGCTCGTTGGCGCGGATCGCGGCGCCGCCGCCGGCGACGGCCGACAGCGCGAGCCGTACCAGCGTGCCGGTCTCCCGCATCGGGTCGCCGGGCGGCGCCTGGCAGGAGACGATCAGCCGTCCCCGGAGGGCGTCGGTCAGGTCGTGTGCGGTCATCGGGCAGCTCCCGGGTGGTGGAGGGGAAGGGTGGAGGTCAGGGCCGCCGCGCCGATCACGGCCGCGTCGTGGCCGAACGCCGGGGGACGGGGCACGAGCCCGCGCAATGGCGGCATCAGCTCGGCGGCGAAGGCGGCGGCCAGCGCGTCCCCGTACAGCGCGCCGATCCGGGGGACGCCGCCGCCGACGACGACCCGGTCGGGGCCCAGCGCGTTGGCGAGCCCGCCGAGGACGCGTCCCAGGGCGGTGGCGCCGGTGGTGATGGCGTGGACGGCGGCGTCCTCGCCCCGGGCGGCCCGGGCGGCGACGGTTTCGAGCCGGTCCGCCGACGTGCCGGTGAGGCGTTCGTAGTGGGCGGTGATGCCCGGTCCGGAGGCGATGACCTCCAGGTGCCCGGTCGCGCCGCAGGTGCAGGGCAGCCCGGCCGCCTCGGCGCTCGGCAGATGACCGAGGTGGCCGGCGATGCCGGAGGCGCCGTGCAGCATCCGGCCGTCGACGGCGACGGCTCCGCCCACCCCCGTGCCGACCGCCGCGAAGAGCAGTGAACCGTGCTCCCCTGGCAGGGCGGCGAGTTCCGGCCCGGCGGTGGCGCGCACGTCGTTGTCGCAGGCCACCGGCAGTCCCGTACGGTCCGCGAGTCCGGCGCCGAGCGCGGTGCCCGCCCAGCCGCGGAGGGAGTCGGTGGCGCTGGTGACCATGCCGGTACGGGGATCGACGACCCCGGCGCTTGCGATACCGAGCACCGTGGCGAGCCGGTCCGGATCGACCTCGGCGGCGGCTGCCGCGAGCGCGTCGAGCACCGCCGCCGGGCCGTCCAGGGCCGGGGTGGGCCGGGTGTGCCGGGCCTTCACCGTGCCGTCGGCGGCGAAGAGGGCGGCGGCGATCTTCGTCCCGCCGAGGTCGAGTCCGACGACCGTGGTCCCGGTGGCGGCGGGAGTCATCGGACCGGCGCCAGACCGGCGCCGCGCAGTCGCTGCGAGACGAGCGCGACCGACTCGGCGGAGAGCGGGATCTGGGGGAACGCGGTGGCCCCGTCGTCGATGATCCCGAGCAGCCGCAGCGCCGCCTTGAAGGCGCCGAGCGCCGACGAACCGCGGCCCATGTCGGCCTCCGGGCCGGCGTCGACCATGGCGAAGAGTTCGATCAGCCGCTCCTGCTCCCGTGCGGCGGCCGGCCAGTCACCGGCGCGCGCGGCGTCGTACAGCCGCACGTACCCGGCGGGGTCCACGTTGCCGAGGCCCGGCACCACGCCGTCGGCGCCGGCGAGCAGGGCCGCGTCGACGGTGAGCTCGGATCCGGTCAGCACGCTGAACGCGGGGGCGGGGCCCTGCGCCCGGCCGTCCCGGCCGCCCAGCTCGACGACGAGCCGCCGCAGGCCGCCCTCGTCGCCGCTGCTGTCCTTGAGTCCGGCCAGGGTGCCGTCCTCGGCGAGCTCGCGGACCAGGGAGGCGGAGAGCTTGGAGTGCACGGCCACCGGGATGTCGTACGCGAAGAGCGGCAGGCCGACGGTCCCGCGGAGCCGGCGGAAGTGCCCGGCGATCTCCGCGGGGTGGGTACGGGTGTAGAAGGGCGCGGTCGCGACGAGGGCGTCGGCGCCCAGGTCCGCGGCGGTGCGTGCGTGCTCGACGACGCGGGCGGTCGTCGTGTCGATGACCCCGGCGAGCACCGGGACCCGGCCGTCGGTCGCGTTGACCACGGTCTCCAGCGCGGTGCCGCGCTGTTCGTCGGTGAGGAAGGCGACCTCGCTGGTCGAACCGAGCGCGAAGAGCCCGTGCACACCGCCTTCGATCAGGTGCTCGACCAGCCGGGCGAGGGAGGAGGTGTCGACCTCCCCGCGGTGGTCGAGCGGGGTGCAGACCGGCGGTACGACGCCGTGCAGCGGTGTGGTCAGGGGCATGGTGAAGGGCTCCGGCTCCCGCTCGCGTCCCGCACCGGCCCACTGGCCCCGAGAGCGGGACATGAGACGTAAGATGTCCTATGTCTGGTGTCACCTTAAACAGATGCCCCGGCGACCGGTCAAGAGGCACCGGCGGCCGGCAACACCCCAGGAGGACGGTTGTGGCGCGCCCCACCATGGCTCAGGACATCGAGCGTCAGATCAAGGAACTCATCCTCGGGCGCGGGCTCGGCCCCGGCGACCCGCTGCCCACCGAGGCCGAACTGATGGAGATCTTCGGCGCCGGGCGCGTGTCCGTGCGCGAGGCGCTCAAGGCGCTCCAGGCGGTGAACGTGGTCGAGATCCGCCGGGGCTTCGGGACCTTCGTCGGATCGCTCTCCCTGGCCCCCTTCGCCGAGGGCCTCGCCTTCCGGGCCGCGGTCCGGCACCGGCAGGGCGAACCGGGCCTCCTGGAACTGATGAAGGTCCGCGAGGCGCTGGAGGCGGGGCTGGTCGGCGCCGTCACCGCGGGCATCCCGGCCGAGGATCTCGCCGTGCTCCGGGGGCTGGTGACGGCCATGGAGGCCGAGGCCCGCACCGGCCGCGTCGCGCGCGCCACCGACCGGGCCTTCCACCTCGCTCTCTACGCCTCGCTCGACAACCACCTGCTCAGCGAGGTGCTGGACGCCTTCTGGGCGGCCATGGACCGGGTGCGCGGGGACCTCGGCGACGGCCACCAGGACCCGGCGACCACCTGCGCCCAGCACCACGAGATCGTGGAAGCGGTCGCGGCGGCCGACGGAGCCCGCGCGGTACGCGCGATGCGCACGCACTTCGACGGCATACGCGGGAGGCTGGCCACCAGGAACTGACGCTCCCTCAGTAGTCGTACAGGTAACTTCGGTTGCCGGCCAGCACCGCGCGGAACCAGGTGTCCACCTCGGCCTGGCCCATCGCGCTCCAGTCGGGAGTCCGTTCCACCTGTGCCGCCCCCAGCCGGCGGCCCAGCTCCACCAGCCTCGCGCCCTCGGGCGTGCGTTCGGCCGTGTAGCGGTGCAGTGCCTCCGCCGGCGACGCGCACGCTCCCAGCGCCCGTTCCAGACAGAGCGCGTCCTGGAGCGCCTTGACCGCCCCGCTCGCGGTGTGCGGCCGGGTGATGCCCGCGGCGTCACCGGCGAGGACGAACGGCGGATCCGCGGCACGGGGGGCGTGGAGGTCGGCGACCGGGTGGCACACCAGGGAGGCGTGTTCGCTGCGGGCGACGATGCCGGCCCACTCGTCAGGGAAGTGCTCCTCGGCGATCTCCCGTACGTACGGGGCGGGTTCGCGCTCCTCGCCCGGAGGGGAGGCGGGCGGCGAGGCGTAGATGGCGTACGCGAGCAGACGCTCCCGCGGGTCGCCCCCGGCTGCTCCCGGGATGAGGTAGAAGATGCCGTGGCCGCCAGGGAAGCCCAGCGTGACCCAGGCGCCGCGCAGCAGCTCCAGCGTGCGGCCCGTGAGCGCGCTCACCGGGATCGTGCCGCGCCACACGAGGTACCCGGCGGGTTCGGGCCGCAGCCCCGGTGCGACCGTCTGCCGGGTG
The Streptomyces sp. NBC_00234 DNA segment above includes these coding regions:
- a CDS encoding ROK family protein gives rise to the protein MTPAATGTTVVGLDLGGTKIAAALFAADGTVKARHTRPTPALDGPAAVLDALAAAAAEVDPDRLATVLGIASAGVVDPRTGMVTSATDSLRGWAGTALGAGLADRTGLPVACDNDVRATAGPELAALPGEHGSLLFAAVGTGVGGAVAVDGRMLHGASGIAGHLGHLPSAEAAGLPCTCGATGHLEVIASGPGITAHYERLTGTSADRLETVAARAARGEDAAVHAITTGATALGRVLGGLANALGPDRVVVGGGVPRIGALYGDALAAAFAAELMPPLRGLVPRPPAFGHDAAVIGAAALTSTLPLHHPGAAR
- a CDS encoding sialate:H+ symport family MFS transporter, translated to MHPTSPPTLPWYREVSRSQWKSFFAAWTGYVLDGFDFVLITLVLTEISDEFGLTTVQAASLVSGAFITRWLGGAVLGAVGDRYGRRLSMVLSILLYSLGTFACGFAWNYHSLFAARLAIGMGMAGEYSASATYVMESWPARVRSRASGFLISGFSVGSVLAAQVYTWVVPALGWRWMFYLGLIPIAVALWMRRALPETAEWSESVAEKGVKPNPFRPLFATRGRATVNTVLATAATVSLFLVFTPGGSGQVPVLSVIAGLALAAFAFQLGGRRGWPLYLSMIVTLFFAFLYSWPIQALLPTYLKNDLGYTPGQVTDVLYFAGFGTMAGCWAAGFLGDRIGARKAYALTLLASLAFVFPVFAVHDNLLLLGVLLFLLQATGFGISGLLPRYIGGHFPTESRGAALGFTYNVGALGGAVAPVLGAHLASGMDLGQALAGLTFAGTVIVVLLIGFDVPARLNRLTDPDGARDHLAAQSPDGDGRRSGAPVPVP
- a CDS encoding FAD-dependent monooxygenase, whose translation is MGVVGGSIAGCAMAVAGTRAGADVTVYERSDGALQDRGLGIVIPPDLHGRLVELGYLDAAMPTAPVAEHVWLARSPGSGGTRELARQPSPVTPCNWGRLWQSLRASAGGARHHRGRPVTSVERVPAGGALIRTADGEEAYDIVVGADGHRSLTRQTVAPGLRPEPAGYLVWRGTIPVSALTGRTLELLRGAWVTLGFPGGHGIFYLIPGAAGGDPRERLLAYAIYASPPASPPGEEREPAPYVREIAEEHFPDEWAGIVARSEHASLVCHPVADLHAPRAADPPFVLAGDAAGITRPHTASGAVKALQDALCLERALGACASPAEALHRYTAERTPEGARLVELGRRLGAAQVERTPDWSAMGQAEVDTWFRAVLAGNRSYLYDY
- a CDS encoding dihydrodipicolinate synthase family protein codes for the protein MPLTTPLHGVVPPVCTPLDHRGEVDTSSLARLVEHLIEGGVHGLFALGSTSEVAFLTDEQRGTALETVVNATDGRVPVLAGVIDTTTARVVEHARTAADLGADALVATAPFYTRTHPAEIAGHFRRLRGTVGLPLFAYDIPVAVHSKLSASLVRELAEDGTLAGLKDSSGDEGGLRRLVVELGGRDGRAQGPAPAFSVLTGSELTVDAALLAGADGVVPGLGNVDPAGYVRLYDAARAGDWPAAAREQERLIELFAMVDAGPEADMGRGSSALGAFKAALRLLGIIDDGATAFPQIPLSAESVALVSQRLRGAGLAPVR
- a CDS encoding FadR/GntR family transcriptional regulator — translated: MARPTMAQDIERQIKELILGRGLGPGDPLPTEAELMEIFGAGRVSVREALKALQAVNVVEIRRGFGTFVGSLSLAPFAEGLAFRAAVRHRQGEPGLLELMKVREALEAGLVGAVTAGIPAEDLAVLRGLVTAMEAEARTGRVARATDRAFHLALYASLDNHLLSEVLDAFWAAMDRVRGDLGDGHQDPATTCAQHHEIVEAVAAADGARAVRAMRTHFDGIRGRLATRN
- a CDS encoding acetyl-CoA C-acetyltransferase — encoded protein: MPDQLDVVICEPLRTPIGRFGGAFAQQTPASLAARVIAEVVARTGVDPDRVDEVILGHAYPSSDAPAIGRVAALDAGLPVTVTGAQIDRRCGSGLQAVLDAAMQIRAGFSDIVIAGGVDVMSAAPYYTHDGRWGIKGPGLQLHDSLARGRVTAGGVNHPVPGGMIETAENLRRAYAISRADQDALALRSQQRAARAVAEGRYTAETVPVTVRTRKGETVVTADEHPRPDTTAEQLAALRPIMGKSDPDATVTAGNASGQNDAAAACLVTSAATAERLGLTPLVRLVSFARAGVPAATMGIGPVPATHAALGRAGLGLADIDLIELNEAFAAQVLACTRELGLGDKDHERINVNGSGVSLGHPVGATGARILATLTREMHRSEARYGLETMCIGGGQGLAAVFERIAV
- a CDS encoding MFS transporter is translated as MSASTARERTRAANRAGFGAFIGSTIEWFDFYIYGTAAALVFDKVFFPELEGPIGTLVAFATFWVGFLARPIGGIIFGHYGDRLGRKKTLVITLLMMGISTTAIGLLPGYASIGIAAPILLVCIRMVQGIGLGGEWGGSVLIASEHAPKGKSVLYGAFAQQGSPVGNTLSTLSFLAISQLPDEAFVSWGWRVPFLASAALVIVGLLVRLKVSESPAMADLIKKKEVVKLPLTEVLRTQPMLIALGIGACTIGLSATYFKSTFALSWATSSLGFDRSSFLTIILVANVTQILVQPFGAVMATRMKSWSRAVTVMLLPELILMPLMFVLISTENYGLAMVGVAVATIPHCLYYAALAGMLASRFPAHLRYTGISLCYQLCGTLLGGTTPIIGQFLLNRTGSIAAVIAYAVFQVALTLGCMLLLLKRPNHDEQAAEPVSARSAVPATA
- a CDS encoding LysR substrate-binding domain-containing protein, whose amino-acid sequence is MELRHLTAFVAVAEELHFGRAAKRLQMAQPPLSQQIRQLEKQLGVQLFERNTRSVRLTSAGESFLEPVRTVLDDLDTAVRAAKAAGRGEYGRVTIGFAGASSHETLPQLTRAVRAAHPGLELVMTGQTYANVALSRVADGSLDLGFVRLPVTQPGVTHRVIDEEELICALPSDHRLAQLDRVPLAVLSEEPFVSFPANTGSTVRDAMTEACEAAGFNPRVVQEAPDSYTILALVAAGVGVTLTVTSCRHIQQSGLVYRPLAGPPIRRQAALAWRHDNPSAALRAVLAVAEEALPTPVPAE
- a CDS encoding MaoC family dehydratase; its protein translation is MPRTPLTVNGIPEILALSGRDLGHSDWKEITQELIDAYAYVSGDHQWIHTDTERAAAGPYGRTIAHGYMVLSWGIPMFGELLRVQGVGRALNYGVNRVRYPAPVPVGSRVRLHASVAAVQEVARGGVQMTRAFTFELEGSQKPACVAESLTHFYP
- a CDS encoding CoA transferase subunit A, producing MTMKDAVAAFVHDGDTVCLEGFTHLIPTAAGHEIIRQGRKDLTVVRMTADIVVDQMLAAGCVSRLVSSFVGNSSAGSLGNLRRRIESADPEPLAYEEYSHYGMICRYLAGSQRLPFYPLRSYGGSDLPAVNSDLRKVTSPYPGPDGEPEQIYVVPPVNPDVTIIHAQRADRRGNTQMWGLTGIQAEAVYAARKAVVVVEELVDDEVIRSDPNRTLVPAHAVHAVVVCPRGAHPSFAQGYYDRDNAFYRAWSQISQDPERIRAWLDEWVLGTADHAEYVAKQGEEFWAGLAVGEALSEPVNYGRRL
- a CDS encoding N-acetylmannosamine-6-phosphate 2-epimerase; translated protein: MTAHDLTDALRGRLIVSCQAPPGDPMRETGTLVRLALSAVAGGGAAIRANEPEVVAAIAGAVTVPVIGLWKDGDTGVYITPTVRHALAVAEAGAAVVAADATDRPRPDGSSFAELAAAVHAAGALVMADVSTLAEGVAAAAQGADFVSTTLSGYVPGTPEQTGPDLDLVTSLAAAIDVPVVAEGRINTPEEAAEALERGAHSVVVGTAITAPTALTARFVAGIGR